Proteins encoded within one genomic window of Amycolatopsis sp. 2-15:
- a CDS encoding RidA family protein, giving the protein MERINPPELGRPSGFSHAVSATGQLVFLAGQTALDAEGKIVGDGVVEQFSQALGNLLTALRAAGGEPADLCSVTIYIVDMDDYKAHAREIGKVWKSLAGTEYPAMAGIGVSRLWDVEALVEVQGFAVLSR; this is encoded by the coding sequence TGGGCCGCCCGTCCGGTTTCTCTCACGCCGTGTCCGCAACCGGACAGCTGGTGTTCCTCGCCGGACAGACCGCTCTCGACGCCGAGGGCAAGATCGTCGGCGACGGCGTGGTCGAGCAGTTCTCCCAGGCACTCGGCAACCTGCTCACGGCACTGCGCGCGGCCGGCGGCGAGCCCGCGGACCTGTGCAGCGTGACGATCTACATCGTCGACATGGACGACTACAAGGCTCACGCGCGCGAGATCGGCAAGGTCTGGAAGAGCCTCGCCGGCACCGAGTACCCGGCGATGGCGGGCATCGGCGTGAGCCGGCTGTGGGACGTCGAGGCGCTGGTGGAGGTGCAGGGGTTCGCGGTGCTCAGCCGCTGA